The window TCGGCGGAGAGCGCGTCCCCGGCGAGGCCGGCCGTGCCGTCGCCGGTGTCGAGGAACCGCACGATGGCGTCCGCCACGATGGGCGCGGTCGCCAGCGTGCGCGCCACCATGTACCCCGTGGACGGGTGCACCATCCCGGCCGTGCCGCCGATGCCGACCACCCTCTGCGGCAGCACGGGCAGCGGCCCGCCCATGGGGATGACGCAGCGCTCGTCCTCCTCGACGCTCCGGACGCGTATCCGCAGGTGCCTGAGCCGCGCCGCCATGCGCTCCTGGATGTCGTCCATGGCGAGGCCCGGGCGCGCGACGAGCGACGTCTCCTCGAGGAAGATCCTCGTGGGCGAGAAGGGCATGGCGTAGAGGAACGTGGGGATGCGGCGGTTGCGCTCCTTGATCTCCGAGCCCTCGGCGAGGTGCGAGTCGCGCCAGTCCATGAAGAGCATCTTGTCGATGTCGAACGGGTGGCCGTCCACCTCGGCGAGGATGCCGTAGGCGACCTGGTACCCGGGGTTGTAGGGCTTGTCGTACTGCACGAGGCAGCGCGAGAACCCCGTGGCGTCGAGCACGATGGTGGCCGGGATGGAGACGCCGTCGTCGCAGATGAGGATGGAGGAGGCGTCGTAGTGGACGGCCTTGGCGACCTTGGCCTGGTGGAAGAGGACGCCGTTGGCGACGCAGCGGTCCATCATGGCGGACTTGAGCTCGCGGCGCGCGACGCGGGCGTAGGGGCGGTCGAGCGACTTGGCGCGGCCGTCGTCGATGAAGACGGAGGCCGACGGCCAGACGGTGTCGAGGCAGTGGGAGAGGCCCATGGCCTCGAACTCGTCCACCCACACGCCGTAGTTGTTGGGCCACACGAGCGCCGGGGACGGGTCGACGGCGCACACCGACAGGCCGGCCTCCGCCACGCGCTGCGCCACGGCGAGGCCCGCGGGCCCGCCGCCCACCACGGCGAGGTCCACGGGGCGGGCGCGCGACGGGTCGTAGCGGGGCAGGTCGAGGGACAGCAGCTCCGGCCGCGTGGGCGGGGCCAGCGACCGCAgcgccgcggccgacgccggCCCGGCCGACgtccccgccgcggcgcggcagagg is drawn from Panicum virgatum strain AP13 chromosome 1N, P.virgatum_v5, whole genome shotgun sequence and contains these coding sequences:
- the LOC120654925 gene encoding lycopene beta cyclase, chloroplastic-like, whose product is MSRQLITTTSGSGLPGSTAPEFPTSHRPMAAAALLLRTHHHPCKPPPPAARAPALCRAAAGTSAGPASAAALRSLAPPTRPELLSLDLPRYDPSRARPVDLAVVGGGPAGLAVAQRVAEAGLSVCAVDPSPALVWPNNYGVWVDEFEAMGLSHCLDTVWPSASVFIDDGRAKSLDRPYARVARRELKSAMMDRCVANGVLFHQAKVAKAVHYDASSILICDDGVSIPATIVLDATGFSRCLVQYDKPYNPGYQVAYGILAEVDGHPFDIDKMLFMDWRDSHLAEGSEIKERNRRIPTFLYAMPFSPTRIFLEETSLVARPGLAMDDIQERMAARLRHLRIRVRSVEEDERCVIPMGGPLPVLPQRVVGIGGTAGMVHPSTGYMVARTLATAPIVADAIVRFLDTGDGTAGLAGDALSAEVWKQLWPANRRRQREFFCFGMDVLLKLDLEGTRRFFDAFFNLEPHYWHGFLSSRLFLPELLMFGLALFGNASNTSRLEIMAKGTLPLGKMIGNLIQDRDG